Part of the Catalinimonas alkaloidigena genome is shown below.
ATGCTGAAAATAGAAAAATATTTACCTAAAAAAGGGTTTAATTACTTAACACATTATGTCAGTTGTGATAACTACACTTCCAATGTTGGGGACTTGCTAAAAAGAATTCTGTTTGGTGATAATAATAACCCTTCATTGTTTTCACTGACTAAGACTGGCGATAGGAAACTTGAACAAATAAAAGAGACATTCAAATCTGGGGGGGCAGCTGGGTTAATGGGGATAAAAGTAGAGGCAGGTGGTAGTGATGAAGCTGTATACTCTACTCACCTTTCAGATGATCTAATCCAACAATTCAAAACAGTATTAGGAACAATACAAAAAGACAACCAAAGCAAAACTGGTTTACTAATAATTGTTGATGAATTTGATGTCCTTGCCGACAAAACTGGATTTGGTTCAATAGTCAAGACCTGTTCTAATGAATTCATAAAATTTGCTGTCTCTGGAATTGCAAATACCATCACAGAATTGATTGTAGATCACACGTCTATTGGCCGTCAACTACATGCAATTGAAGTCGAAAAAATGCCTTCTGAGGAAATGTATGGTATAATTTCAAGAGCTGAACACAAAGTTGATCACGAAATCACTTTCTCAGAACCTGCAAAACATGCTATAATTGGTCAGGCAGAAGGCTTTCCATATTTTGTACATTTATTAGGAAAGCAAGCTCTATTTGAGGCCTTCGAACTTGGACAGAGTTCAGTGGATCATGAAACCATACAAAATCTTAATGATAAGGTATGTAAAGGCAGATTAAAAACTATTTATGAGGACATTTATCACTCTGCAGTTAAATCATCAGAACAACGTGAGTTATTGCTAAAACTCTTTGCAGATGAAGATGCAGATGAAATATTCTCTGGACCTATTTACACAGCAGCTAAAGATTTGGGTGTAACTAACCCTTCTCAACTAATGAAAGAGCTAACTCAGCCACAAGATGGTTCTTTGGGAATATTAACCAAAGTAAGAGACCAATACTATCGATTCACTGATCCTGTGGCTAAAGTGTATACTCGTATCCGGAACTGGAAATTTGAGTAAAGCTGATAACAGACACTAAGATGAATATGCGAACTGAGCTATCTGATAATTTAATTCGTACAGGACATTTCAGTGCATCTAGCAACTGAGGCGCATACTCATTTTAGTTAGACGTTGTATTGTAATGAAATGAAGCCCCTCCCACAAGTTTAGCGTAGCGTAAATGTGGTAAACATGCTGTAGGCTCAATAATCCAAGCCTCCATCTCCCGCAAGTTTAAGCAAAGCAGTAACTTATATTTATAAGCATCATAATAACTCCCAAGCAACTAAACATTTCTGTTCAACAAAGGCTTAACTCTCTATTTAGACACAAAAATGAGAGATGTTTGATCATAAGAGCGGCGCTTACCTCCAGACTGAAGATGCTAAATTATATTACGAAACGCAGGGCAATCCTGACAATCCACCCTTACTTTTTCTGCACGGTGGGCTGAGGCATATGGTAACGCTGAACCCTCTGGCCCAAAGTCTGGCTAAAGATTTTTACCTGATAGGCCTGGACAGCAGGGGACAGGGAAAGTCCGGGCTGGGTGATAATCCACTAACCTACCAGATGATGGAAGAAGATACGTTGGCACTCCTTTCGCATCTCAACATCAATAAGGTAACGATCATAGGCCATAGTGATGGAGGAATCATTGCGTACCGCATGGCTGCCAGACATCGGGAACGAGTAGCTCATCTAATCACCATTGGTTCAAGGGTAACAGCAGAACAGGGCAAGCCAAACTGGGAAGAGTTTATGTGTTTGGAACCTAAGCTCATGGAAAAGAATATGCCCGAACTGGTAAAGGATTATCACCGGCTGAGTCCGGATCCCAGGCTTGATCAATTATGTGTGATGTTCCGTGATTTATGGATGGATGGGTCAGACTGTGGTCATCCGGGCGAAGCGGTTCGTTCTATAGTAGCGCCCAGCTTGTTACTTCGGGGCAGTGAGGATGGTTTCCTTTCAGCCGTAGCGCTGCAGGATAACCAAATGATGATATCCAATAGTGTAATGACTGAAATACCTGATGCTAAACATGATGTGGCGTTGGAGAATCCTGAGCATACGAACTCAGTCATTCGGAATTTTCTGAGCACTCAGTAATTTGTCAGGCAAAGTTCACAGCATGTCCAAGCAGTACTTAATTAGCCAATCAAAGCATAACACTACTACACCTTAACAGCATAATATTATTGTTTCCCTGATGGAAAAACGGCTTGCTATGCCTATTTTTAGGAATTCACCTAACCAAACATAGCATGAAAGTATTCCGGATAAGCCTGTTCCTGATATTATATTCTGTCACCGCGCTAGTGGCGCAGGAATTAAAGATCGTAGCCGAACCTGCCGAGCTGACATTGGATGTAGAAAAGACTGCCCAGATCAAGGCCAAGGTAGTAGATGCTAATGGCAATGAAGTGCCCGGTCAACAACTGTTTTTTTATTCCCGCAAAGGCAAAGCGGTAGAAGTAGACACCACCGGACTCGTTACTGCTCACCAGCCGGGAGAGCATCAGTTGATCATCATCACGCCCCGCACTGCCGGTGGTGAGCGCCTGCGTCTGGACTATCCGGTGAGGGTTAACTATCCGCCTGTTAGCGAGATCAAAATAGAAGAAGTGCCTTCCGAAATCTATGCAGGTACCACCCTTCCTCTTAAAGTTACTGTTATGGATGAAATGGATATGGTGAGGGAAGAAGTACAGCTTAGTACCAGCAGCACTGATCCTGCCGTAGCTTCCACTGACCCTTACCTCAACCTCAAAGCCCATAAGCCCGGCAAGACGACCGTCACGGTTGCTACCGGAAACATAGAAAGCAAAATAAATGTAAATGTAGTACCCTTTCCTGCCAGCGAGGTAAAGCTGGAAAGTGATATGCAGGAAGCCCGGACCGGAGATGTATTCCACTTCACTGCCAAAGTAATGGACAAAGAAGGCAATGAAATTAGCGATGCACCGCTTACTTACTCTTTTGAGGGCAAAGCCGATGATGTATCCAGTAGCGCCTCCGGCCTGATCAAACAGGATGGGCGCTTTGTGGCCGATGTAGCAGGTATGTATACCATCATGGCCGCTTCCGGTCCCTATGTAGCCCGCCAGACCGTCAAGATCGTGCCCCGCGATGTGGATCGTAAGATAGAGCTGGTAGGGCAGGGTTCGGTAGACGACAAGCATACTTCCGACTTCTGGGTGTGGGAAGGTGTAGATGGGCGTGATTATGCCGTGACCGGAACCTGGGGTGCCGATGGCAAAGCCTATTTCTGGGATGTGACCAATCCTGCCGCCATTGAGCGCATAGACAGCATACAGGTAGATGCCCGTACCGTAAACGATGTGAAAGTGTCGGAAGATGGTACGCTCTGCATCATCAGCCGGGAAGGAGCCTCTAACCGTAAGAATGGTATCGTCATCATAGATGTCACCAATCCCCGCGAAGCGGAAGTGATCTCTACCTTCACCGAAAACCTGACCGGAGGGGTGCATAACCTTTTCATCTCCGAAGGGTATGTGTATGCATTAAGTGCCGGACAGAAATACTATGTCATCAACATCAAAGACCCTGAGCAGCCTAAGATCGTCAGCAAGTTTGAGCTGGAAACGCCTGCCCACTCCATCCACGATGTATGGGTGCAGGATGGCATCGCCTACTCTTCCAACTGGTCGGATGGGATTCAACTGGTAGACGTGGGGAATGGTATAGCCGGAGGCTCGCCGGAGAATCCCCAGCAGTTTGCCAGCTACGCCTATCCCAGCGGAGCCAATCATGCTACCTTCCCGTTTAAGAGCAAGTCAACCGGCAAGTTTTATGTGATCGGAGGCGATGAAATCTTTCCCTACGGCCTGGATGTAAACAAGGAAAATATGGCCGCCGGCTTCCTCCACTTCATTGACTTCAGCGATATGGATAATCCCGATGAAATCGCACGTTTTGAGGTGCCCAATGCCGGCTCGCACAACTACTGGGTGGATGAAGAGAATGAACTGCTCTATGCTGCTTTCTACAATGGGGGCGTTAGGGTAGTAGATATCAGTGGAGAGCTGATGGGCGACCTGTACAAGCAGGGCAGGGAGATTGCCTGGATTATCCCCGGTGATCCTGAGGGATATATTCCCAATGCGCCATTTACCTGGGGCGCACAGCCCTACAAAGGCCATATTTTCTACTCCGACTGGAACAGCGGCCTTTGGGCAGCCAAGCTGGAGCCGGAAAAGCCTGAAGAAACCAAGCTGGAAAGTCGTTAGACAAATAGCTACCTGCCACTTCAGTGTTACCCGCAATGGAATTGTCGCAGAGGACACTGAAGTTTTGGAAAGTCAAATATTAAATAGCGAAGAAGTATGAAAAAAATATGCATAAGTGCAGCCATCATCCTGATATGTTTGCACACGCTACAGGCACAGGATTATTATGTGTATGTCGCTGCCGAGTCGGAAGATGAGGTGGCCCTGATCAAGTTTGATGGCGAGAAGGCTGAGACCATCAAGCGCATTCCGGTAGGCGTATGGCCGGCAGAAATAGAAGGGCCCCACGGCATGACTGTAGCCCCTGATGGCAAGCATTGGTACCTGTCTATGGCGCACGGTAATCCTTTTGGCTATCTCTATAAGTTTGAAACTGGCAGTGATGAGAAAGTAGGAGAAACGACTCTGGGATTATTCCCTGCTTCCATGCAGATCTCACCGG
Proteins encoded:
- a CDS encoding alpha/beta fold hydrolase, with product MFDHKSGAYLQTEDAKLYYETQGNPDNPPLLFLHGGLRHMVTLNPLAQSLAKDFYLIGLDSRGQGKSGLGDNPLTYQMMEEDTLALLSHLNINKVTIIGHSDGGIIAYRMAARHRERVAHLITIGSRVTAEQGKPNWEEFMCLEPKLMEKNMPELVKDYHRLSPDPRLDQLCVMFRDLWMDGSDCGHPGEAVRSIVAPSLLLRGSEDGFLSAVALQDNQMMISNSVMTEIPDAKHDVALENPEHTNSVIRNFLSTQ